In Nitrosophilus labii, the following proteins share a genomic window:
- a CDS encoding RsmB/NOP family class I SAM-dependent RNA methyltransferase yields MKSSDNEKIFFERLSKIDPDIIIALKEPKKEFSFRINRLKIDNEEIKKELFNMGLKPKRVDWFEDAYVLPIEDREKVIKSSLYTEGKIYLQNLSSMFCALELELKEDEWLLDMASAPGGKSLLWSSILKNRGKISAVEKDRNRFFMLKRNLKISGAKNIKTYQKDGRAIGKICPLYFDKVLLDAPCSSESKFDLSKENPIHYWNLRRVYRNSKLQKELIISAWGSLKPGGILVYATCTFSPEENEEVVGFLLKNRSEAKLIDVTLKLDNFKEGMTSFNEKEYDPSLKKCVRVLPKGAFDGFFLAKIEKIGN; encoded by the coding sequence TTGAAATCAAGTGATAATGAAAAAATATTTTTTGAAAGATTAAGCAAAATAGATCCAGATATCATTATTGCTCTTAAAGAACCAAAAAAAGAGTTTAGTTTCAGGATAAACAGACTTAAAATAGACAATGAAGAGATTAAAAAAGAGCTTTTTAATATGGGGCTTAAGCCAAAGAGAGTAGATTGGTTTGAAGATGCCTATGTTTTGCCGATAGAAGATAGAGAAAAAGTTATAAAGAGTTCATTATATACTGAAGGGAAGATTTACTTACAAAATCTCTCTTCAATGTTTTGTGCTCTGGAGCTTGAATTAAAAGAGGATGAATGGCTTTTAGATATGGCTTCTGCGCCTGGAGGAAAGTCTTTACTTTGGAGTTCTATTTTGAAAAATCGTGGAAAAATATCCGCAGTTGAAAAAGATAGAAATCGATTTTTTATGCTTAAAAGAAACCTTAAAATAAGCGGTGCCAAAAATATAAAGACCTATCAAAAAGATGGAAGAGCTATAGGTAAGATTTGTCCACTCTATTTTGACAAAGTTTTGCTGGACGCTCCTTGTTCAAGTGAGTCAAAGTTTGATCTAAGTAAAGAAAATCCCATACATTACTGGAATTTAAGAAGAGTTTACAGAAACTCGAAACTTCAAAAGGAGTTGATAATCTCAGCTTGGGGGAGTTTAAAACCGGGTGGTATTTTGGTTTATGCAACATGCACCTTTTCCCCTGAAGAAAATGAAGAAGTTGTGGGTTTTTTACTTAAAAACAGGAGTGAAGCGAAACTAATAGATGTAACTTTGAAACTTGATAATTTCAAAGAGGGGATGACTAGTTTTAATGAGAAAGAGTATGATCCCTCTTTGAAAAAATGTGTAAGAGTCTTACCCAAAGGAGCGTTTGACGGCTTTTTTTTGGCTAAGATAGAAAAAATTGGTAATTAG
- a CDS encoding thioredoxin family protein, with protein MKIEILGTGCTKCAQLEKNVQEAVAKSGKFVEIKKVQDINEIMKYGVMSTPGLVIDKKVVSVGKVLTPSQILEFIK; from the coding sequence ATGAAGATAGAAATTTTAGGTACAGGTTGTACAAAATGTGCTCAACTTGAAAAAAATGTCCAAGAAGCAGTAGCAAAGAGTGGTAAATTTGTAGAGATTAAAAAAGTGCAAGATATAAATGAGATAATGAAATATGGAGTTATGAGTACTCCTGGTCTTGTAATAGATAAAAAAGTAGTAAGTGTGGGTAAAGTTTTAACGCCTTCTCAAATTTTAGAGTTTATAAAGTAA
- a CDS encoding IS110 family transposase: MKESSMYYVGIDIAKRSHVACIINESNQLVVKPFSFVNHYEGFQKLLTKLQSLECLKEEVLIGIKATGMLFENIYRYLRSLSYYVVLLNPYQTANFERWIQWKKVKSDNIDAKMIAALLKSV; this comes from the coding sequence ATGAAGGAGTCAAGCATGTATTATGTGGGTATTGATATCGCTAAACGTAGTCATGTTGCTTGTATTATCAATGAGAGCAATCAGTTGGTTGTCAAACCTTTCTCTTTTGTAAACCACTATGAAGGTTTTCAAAAACTGCTTACAAAGCTTCAATCCCTTGAGTGTTTGAAAGAGGAAGTGCTTATCGGGATAAAAGCAACTGGAATGCTGTTTGAAAACATCTATCGTTATCTTCGCTCATTATCCTATTATGTGGTATTATTAAATCCATACCAAACAGCTAATTTCGAGAGATGGATACAATGGAAAAAGGTAAAGAGCGACAATATCGACGCAAAGATGATAGCTGCCCTTTTAAAGAGCGTATGA
- a CDS encoding efflux RND transporter permease subunit: MKKYEKFIYSILEKKSLKTLVILFTLVALAGSVAMIPTKIVLAKMLPGKSANTFSIYVDLPTGSSIEQTKKVSQCVVDILKKESEVTDIETFLGMGAPLDYAGLVKWSAFKNSENLAEIVVNLTDKHEREERSYNMVHRLRPVIQQECEHIVKGTSIKLIEQPAGPPTLASIVAEIYGEDLTSVRKFAQKIADIFRKTEGLVDVDIMEEEIYKKINLVPNIDKIQKSGLAVEQVQKIMYLAFEGMGVGVKNSGDYPSQIELFLRLSDETRRFEKKSLEDIKSKLASFELMNRMGMMVPLIEVVDIVEVDSEPMIMHKNLKRYVNVIAETDLVSQVYPLLDARSKIMDELAKDYVIETTDYLFNLRFIDKKTGEVIDLKWDGEMKVTLDTFRDLGLAFIAALVLIYLLMVIYYKSYILSSIVMAGSFLSIIGVIIGHWVADLVTVDTFFLTATSLIGFIALMGISSRNSLLLIDFAKALMEGKGMDKRRAIAVATATRAKPIMLTAIAIILGSALLASDPIFGGLGVALIGGTVAAVAVSLIFIPVLMDNVKAMDFTEKEGK; encoded by the coding sequence GTGAAAAAGTATGAAAAATTTATATATTCGATTTTAGAAAAAAAGAGTTTAAAAACGTTGGTTATACTGTTTACACTTGTGGCTTTGGCCGGCTCTGTCGCAATGATACCTACTAAAATAGTTTTAGCTAAAATGCTTCCGGGTAAGAGCGCAAATACATTTAGCATATACGTGGATTTACCTACTGGAAGCTCGATAGAGCAGACAAAAAAGGTAAGCCAGTGCGTCGTAGATATTCTCAAAAAAGAGAGTGAGGTTACGGATATTGAAACATTTTTAGGTATGGGAGCACCTCTTGATTATGCGGGACTTGTTAAATGGAGCGCTTTTAAAAATAGTGAAAACCTAGCAGAGATTGTAGTAAATCTAACAGACAAGCATGAAAGAGAAGAGAGAAGCTACAATATGGTTCATAGACTTAGACCGGTTATTCAACAAGAGTGTGAGCATATTGTAAAAGGAACTTCAATAAAGCTTATAGAGCAGCCTGCCGGTCCTCCGACCCTAGCTTCAATAGTTGCTGAAATTTATGGAGAAGATTTGACGAGTGTTAGAAAATTTGCACAAAAAATAGCCGACATTTTTAGAAAAACGGAAGGACTTGTAGATGTTGATATAATGGAAGAAGAGATTTATAAAAAAATCAATCTAGTTCCAAATATCGATAAGATTCAAAAGAGCGGGCTAGCTGTAGAACAGGTACAAAAGATTATGTATCTGGCTTTTGAAGGGATGGGCGTCGGTGTTAAAAACAGTGGGGATTATCCTTCTCAAATAGAGCTCTTCTTAAGACTTAGTGATGAGACTAGAAGATTTGAAAAGAAATCTTTGGAAGATATAAAAAGCAAACTTGCTTCCTTTGAACTTATGAATCGTATGGGAATGATGGTTCCACTTATCGAGGTTGTAGATATTGTGGAAGTTGATAGCGAGCCTATGATTATGCATAAAAACCTAAAAAGATATGTTAACGTTATAGCTGAAACAGATCTTGTATCTCAGGTGTATCCTTTACTTGACGCAAGAAGCAAGATTATGGATGAGTTAGCAAAAGATTATGTAATCGAGACTACCGATTATCTTTTTAATCTAAGATTTATTGACAAAAAAACTGGTGAAGTAATAGATCTAAAATGGGACGGAGAGATGAAAGTTACTCTCGATACTTTTAGAGATTTGGGTCTTGCTTTTATAGCGGCTCTTGTTTTGATATATCTTTTAATGGTGATTTACTATAAAAGCTACATTTTAAGTTCTATTGTAATGGCTGGAAGTTTCCTATCTATTATAGGTGTTATAATAGGTCACTGGGTTGCCGACTTAGTTACCGTTGATACATTCTTTTTAACAGCAACTTCATTAATAGGTTTTATCGCATTGATGGGGATAAGTTCGAGAAACTCTTTACTTCTTATAGACTTTGCAAAAGCTTTGATGGAAGGCAAAGGTATGGATAAAAGAAGAGCTATTGCCGTTGCGACAGCGACGAGAGCTAAACCTATTATGCTAACGGCAATCGCTATTATTTTAGGTTCGGCTCTTCTTGCAAGCGACCCGATTTTTGGAGGATTAGGTGTTGCTTTGATAGGCGGAACAGTTGCCGCGGTTGCGGTATCTTTGATATTTATACCGGTTTTGATGGATAACGTAAAAGCGATGGATTTTACTGAAAAAGAAGGAAAATAG
- the efp gene encoding elongation factor P has product MAFSMNDLKKGLRIELNGVPYRIVEYQHVKPGKGAAYVRTKIKSLIDGRVLEKTFHAGDKAQKPDLEEKEMQYLYDDGENMHFMDTTSYEQIALTHEQVGDENIKYMKDGMNVKILFHNGKAISVEIPPVVELEITETAPAFKGDTATGGRKPATLETGAVIQVPFHILTGDVVKVDTIEGKYLEKVK; this is encoded by the coding sequence ATGGCATTTAGTATGAATGATCTAAAAAAAGGACTTAGGATCGAACTTAACGGCGTTCCTTATAGAATAGTTGAATATCAGCACGTAAAACCCGGAAAAGGTGCAGCTTACGTAAGAACAAAAATAAAATCTTTGATCGATGGAAGAGTTTTAGAAAAGACTTTTCATGCAGGAGATAAAGCCCAAAAACCGGATCTGGAAGAGAAAGAGATGCAGTATCTGTATGATGACGGCGAAAATATGCACTTTATGGATACGACTAGCTACGAGCAGATTGCACTAACTCATGAGCAAGTAGGAGATGAAAATATAAAATATATGAAAGATGGGATGAATGTTAAAATACTGTTTCATAACGGTAAAGCAATTTCAGTTGAAATCCCACCGGTAGTAGAGTTAGAGATCACCGAAACAGCGCCAGCTTTTAAAGGTGATACTGCAACAGGCGGAAGAAAACCTGCTACATTGGAGACGGGAGCAGTTATACAGGTTCCGTTTCATATACTTACAGGAGATGTTGTAAAGGTAGATACAATAGAGGGAAAATATTTAGAAAAAGTGAAATAA
- a CDS encoding arsenic transporter — protein MVLAVVIFLLTLIFVIWQPKGLKIGTTAVIGAVLALIFKVVSFEDVITVIDIVWDATLAFIGIIIISMILDEIGFFEWAALKMAKFSGGSGKKMFVYSLILGSIVAAFFANDGAALILTPIILSKMRVLKLDSRSIFAFVMAGGFIGDSASNPLVISNLTNIVTADYFHIGFWEYTKEMFLPNLLSIFASIIVLYLFFRKDIPKKVNINLLKNPQEAIKNRFMFKFSWIFLSFLLIGYFIGDIYHIPVSIFAFGGAIIFLIVAAKQKAIKPWLTLKMAPWQVVWFSIGLYIVVFGLKNGGLTDELTKIILYLNNLDERIAVFGVGFLSAFLSSIMNNMPTIMIMDIALDQANLQNLAYANILGCNLGPKMTPIGSLATLLWLHILANKGVKIGWGEYMKVGFIITPLVLAFSLLGLI, from the coding sequence ATGGTTTTAGCAGTTGTAATTTTTTTATTAACTTTGATTTTTGTTATATGGCAGCCAAAAGGTCTTAAAATAGGTACAACTGCTGTTATTGGTGCAGTTTTGGCTTTGATTTTTAAAGTTGTATCTTTTGAAGATGTGATAACAGTTATCGATATAGTTTGGGATGCAACTTTAGCTTTTATTGGAATTATAATTATATCTATGATACTTGATGAGATAGGTTTTTTTGAATGGGCTGCTTTGAAAATGGCAAAATTCAGTGGTGGCAGTGGCAAAAAAATGTTTGTTTACTCTCTAATTCTTGGCTCTATTGTTGCTGCTTTTTTTGCAAACGATGGAGCAGCTTTGATTTTAACTCCAATTATACTTTCTAAAATGAGAGTTTTAAAACTTGATAGCAGATCTATCTTTGCTTTTGTTATGGCTGGAGGATTTATAGGAGATAGCGCTTCAAATCCTCTTGTTATATCAAATCTTACAAACATTGTAACAGCTGATTATTTTCATATAGGTTTTTGGGAGTATACAAAAGAGATGTTTTTGCCAAATCTTTTAAGTATATTTGCTTCAATTATAGTTTTATATCTATTTTTTAGAAAAGATATTCCTAAAAAAGTAAATATAAATCTTTTGAAAAACCCTCAAGAGGCTATAAAAAATAGATTTATGTTTAAATTTAGTTGGATATTTTTATCTTTTTTACTAATTGGATATTTTATAGGAGATATTTACCATATTCCTGTTTCTATTTTTGCTTTTGGGGGTGCGATTATATTTTTAATAGTTGCAGCTAAACAAAAAGCTATAAAACCTTGGTTGACACTAAAGATGGCCCCTTGGCAGGTAGTTTGGTTTAGCATAGGGCTGTATATCGTGGTATTTGGTTTAAAAAATGGTGGTTTAACTGATGAGTTGACAAAGATCATTTTGTATTTAAATAATTTAGATGAGAGAATAGCTGTTTTTGGAGTAGGATTTTTATCTGCTTTTCTTAGCTCAATTATGAATAATATGCCAACAATTATGATTATGGATATAGCTTTAGACCAAGCAAATCTTCAAAATTTAGCTTATGCAAATATTCTAGGTTGCAATTTAGGGCCAAAAATGACTCCAATTGGTTCACTTGCCACTCTTCTTTGGCTTCATATTTTGGCAAATAAGGGTGTAAAAATTGGTTGGGGTGAATATATGAAAGTCGGTTTTATAATTACACCTCTTGTTCTTGCATTTTCTCTTTTAGGATTAATATAA
- a CDS encoding glycosyltransferase family 2 protein, with the protein MQNSYPKFSIIIPVFNRERFISRAIESVLNQSFKNYEIIVVDDGSTDNTPYIIKQYPVNIITQKNRGVSAARNRGIKAAKGEIVAFLDSDDEWKKDKLKIQAAFFEKNPQYKIHQTDEIWIREGKFLNKKKIHQKKEGFIFYESLHLCLISPSAVAIKKKLFEEVGFFREDFEVCEDYELWLRITKKYPIGYSPEKLVIKYGGHEDQLSRKYFGMDRWRVKAMLPFCDDPKVLDVALKKCEILVKGAKKHNNFEILKEFEPIYKKLAQKHKSFCAKY; encoded by the coding sequence TTGCAAAATTCTTATCCAAAATTTAGCATAATCATCCCGGTTTTTAATAGAGAAAGATTTATTTCAAGAGCAATAGAGTCTGTTTTAAATCAAAGTTTCAAAAATTATGAGATAATAGTAGTTGATGACGGTTCAACAGATAATACTCCTTATATAATTAAGCAATATCCCGTTAACATAATAACTCAAAAAAACAGAGGTGTAAGTGCGGCTAGAAATAGAGGAATAAAAGCCGCCAAAGGTGAAATAGTAGCTTTTTTGGATAGTGACGATGAGTGGAAAAAAGATAAATTAAAAATTCAAGCGGCATTTTTCGAAAAAAATCCTCAATATAAAATTCACCAGACTGATGAGATTTGGATAAGAGAGGGAAAGTTCTTAAATAAAAAGAAGATTCATCAAAAAAAAGAGGGTTTTATCTTTTACGAATCTTTACATCTTTGCCTTATATCTCCCTCCGCCGTCGCAATAAAAAAAAAGCTGTTTGAAGAGGTCGGATTTTTTAGAGAAGATTTCGAAGTTTGCGAAGATTATGAACTTTGGCTACGCATCACTAAAAAATACCCTATTGGCTATAGCCCCGAAAAACTGGTAATAAAATATGGTGGACACGAAGATCAGCTAAGTCGAAAATATTTCGGTATGGATAGATGGAGAGTAAAAGCTATGTTACCCTTTTGCGATGATCCAAAAGTTTTGGATGTAGCCTTAAAAAAGTGTGAAATTTTAGTAAAAGGAGCAAAAAAACATAACAATTTTGAAATTTTAAAGGAATTTGAGCCAATTTACAAAAAACTTGCGCAAAAACATAAAAGTTTTTGCGCAAAATATTAG
- a CDS encoding DUF2905 domain-containing protein, which translates to MKMEFGKVLIFIGIFLIIIGIFISFIGKLPGDIYIKKENFTFYFPITTSIFLSIFLSLLFYIFSRFFR; encoded by the coding sequence ATGAAGATGGAGTTTGGAAAAGTATTAATTTTTATAGGGATTTTTTTAATCATTATAGGTATTTTTATCTCTTTTATAGGTAAACTTCCAGGTGATATTTATATCAAAAAAGAGAACTTTACTTTCTACTTTCCTATAACCACTTCCATATTTTTAAGTATTTTTTTGTCTTTACTTTTTTATATATTCTCTCGTTTTTTTAGATAA
- a CDS encoding ArsR/SmtB family transcription factor, whose amino-acid sequence MEALEDFLKTVGALYDETRVLILKFIGRYGPLCVCDLENSFEMTQSRLSRHLKILKDAGFLRVKRVGKWNYYYIRKPLDRFRQEILKEIEILPVELPKLRKLSKECEL is encoded by the coding sequence ATGGAAGCATTAGAAGATTTTTTAAAAACAGTGGGCGCTTTATATGATGAGACAAGAGTATTGATTTTAAAATTTATTGGTAGATATGGACCGCTATGTGTTTGTGATCTTGAAAATTCCTTTGAGATGACTCAATCAAGACTCTCAAGACATCTAAAGATTTTAAAAGATGCAGGGTTTTTAAGAGTAAAAAGAGTTGGAAAATGGAACTATTACTATATCAGAAAGCCTTTAGATAGATTTAGGCAAGAGATTTTAAAAGAGATTGAGATATTGCCAGTAGAGCTTCCAAAACTAAGAAAATTATCAAAAGAGTGCGAGTTATGA
- a CDS encoding cupin domain-containing protein: MNKCLKIELNKIKDDIALSSIGRGTRKIIVTDIYQDKEKEANRDIWEPPILQEKCSVLRMSNIEMSFFNENAKQDRHYHKEGTEIYMVIEGEFIIEVEEKIYHLFKGDTIIVHPYSIHYVKNVGNRYLCRMINVNCGGEKDKFVV; this comes from the coding sequence GTGAATAAATGTTTAAAAATTGAATTAAATAAAATAAAAGATGATATTGCTTTATCTTCAATTGGTCGCGGAACACGAAAAATAATTGTTACGGATATATATCAAGATAAAGAAAAAGAAGCAAATAGGGATATATGGGAACCTCCAATTTTACAAGAGAAGTGTTCAGTACTTCGTATGAGCAATATAGAAATGTCATTTTTTAATGAAAATGCTAAACAAGATAGACATTATCATAAAGAGGGGACAGAGATATATATGGTTATAGAAGGAGAATTTATTATAGAAGTTGAAGAAAAAATATATCACCTTTTTAAAGGTGATACGATTATAGTTCATCCCTATTCAATACATTATGTTAAAAATGTAGGAAATAGATATCTTTGTAGAATGATTAATGTAAATTGCGGTGGGGAAAAGGATAAATTTGTCGTATAA
- a CDS encoding arsenate reductase ArsC has protein sequence MKKVLILCTGNSCRSIMAEGLINEYFKGKIKAYSAGSNPSGKVNENAKKVLVEKDAWSDEYHSKTVDEVLKYAPFDLVVTVCDNAKESCPTFPGAKKIIHVGFEDPDGKDFSKFVKTANEIKKRLFPILEKLFYKNN, from the coding sequence ATGAAAAAAGTGTTGATTTTATGTACAGGAAATAGTTGCAGATCCATTATGGCTGAAGGGCTAATAAACGAGTATTTTAAAGGAAAAATAAAAGCCTATAGTGCTGGAAGTAATCCAAGTGGAAAAGTAAATGAGAATGCAAAAAAAGTTTTAGTAGAAAAGGATGCTTGGAGTGATGAGTATCACTCTAAAACAGTTGATGAAGTTTTAAAATATGCTCCATTTGATTTAGTTGTTACAGTGTGCGACAATGCTAAAGAGTCTTGTCCAACCTTTCCTGGGGCTAAAAAGATAATACATGTAGGATTTGAAGACCCAGATGGCAAAGATTTTAGTAAGTTTGTAAAAACTGCTAATGAGATTAAAAAAAGACTATTTCCAATTTTGGAAAAGCTGTTTTATAAAAATAACTGA
- a CDS encoding permease yields MFDWWQKVVDYLIYEKLKLSGKFADALDFFLFDTVKIFLLLIVIIFLVTFIRSYFPIEKVRDYLSKKHPLFGHILAAVFGIITPFCTCSAIPLFLGFLQARIPLGVTFSYLISAPMNNEIAIAMLFALFGFKITAIYIGFGLLVAIVAGLIIGRLNLEDEILIKPPPMQDLPECEIKIGFKERVIDSWLYTKDILKKVWIYVVMGISLGAFIHGYVPTDFIIKYAGNKEWYSVIVATILGIPMYSNAAGVMPLIEVLVDKGMSMGTALSFMMAITALSLPEAMILKRILSLKLILIFFGTVGIGIIIIGYIFNWIL; encoded by the coding sequence ATGTTTGATTGGTGGCAAAAGGTAGTTGATTATTTAATATATGAAAAATTAAAACTTAGCGGAAAATTTGCAGATGCGCTAGATTTTTTTCTATTTGATACAGTTAAAATATTTTTACTTTTAATAGTTATAATTTTTTTAGTTACATTTATTAGAAGCTATTTTCCAATAGAAAAAGTTAGAGATTATCTATCTAAAAAGCATCCATTATTTGGTCATATATTGGCTGCAGTTTTTGGGATAATTACTCCTTTTTGTACCTGTAGCGCAATTCCGCTGTTTTTAGGATTTTTGCAAGCAAGAATTCCTCTTGGAGTAACATTTAGCTATCTAATATCTGCTCCTATGAATAATGAGATAGCAATTGCTATGCTTTTTGCACTTTTTGGATTTAAAATTACTGCAATTTATATAGGTTTTGGACTGCTGGTTGCTATAGTTGCTGGATTAATAATAGGAAGATTAAACCTTGAAGATGAGATTTTAATAAAGCCACCTCCTATGCAAGATTTACCCGAATGTGAAATAAAAATTGGTTTTAAAGAAAGAGTTATCGATTCTTGGCTTTACACAAAAGATATTTTAAAAAAAGTATGGATATATGTTGTTATGGGTATATCACTTGGGGCTTTTATTCACGGATATGTACCAACAGATTTTATTATTAAATATGCTGGAAATAAGGAGTGGTACAGTGTCATTGTTGCAACAATTTTAGGAATCCCAATGTATTCAAATGCTGCCGGTGTTATGCCTTTAATAGAGGTTTTAGTAGATAAGGGTATGAGTATGGGAACGGCTCTTAGTTTTATGATGGCCATAACTGCTCTTAGTCTTCCTGAAGCTATGATTTTAAAAAGGATTTTATCTTTAAAACTTATTTTAATCTTTTTTGGCACAGTGGGTATCGGAATTATAATTATTGGATATATTTTTAACTGGATATTATAA
- a CDS encoding HAD family hydrolase encodes MKKLFVTDLDKTFLRSDLTISPFSKEIWNKKYKEGFLLSVATARSLKKSLEFLEGLHLKIPLILLDGAMVATADKKAIAINALDKDISKEIVETSRKFEIEPFIVGLEDESLNERFLYPKKLNIYQQELINAYKNDSRLQAKDKIEPLKKNLKIVYMGEKENMEILEQELKTLFNKNIETKLSKDPYIDCHFLTILHPKGDKSHALEEVLEYLNISEKDLGVFGDSHNDIGMFKKADLSIAVKNAVEEVKKEADIVLPHTNDEDAVAKFLSKI; translated from the coding sequence TTGAAAAAACTTTTTGTTACTGACTTGGATAAAACATTTTTAAGAAGCGATTTAACTATTTCCCCTTTTAGTAAAGAGATATGGAACAAAAAATATAAAGAGGGCTTTTTGCTCTCTGTAGCTACGGCAAGAAGTTTAAAAAAGAGCCTGGAGTTTTTAGAGGGTCTTCACCTAAAAATCCCTTTGATTTTACTTGATGGAGCTATGGTGGCTACAGCTGACAAAAAGGCTATAGCCATTAACGCTTTAGATAAAGATATTTCAAAAGAGATAGTTGAAACTTCAAGGAAATTCGAAATAGAACCTTTTATCGTAGGACTTGAAGATGAAAGTCTAAATGAGAGATTTTTGTATCCAAAAAAGTTAAATATCTATCAACAAGAGCTTATAAATGCCTACAAAAATGACAGCCGCCTACAAGCAAAAGATAAGATAGAGCCTCTTAAAAAAAATCTAAAAATAGTATATATGGGTGAAAAAGAAAATATGGAGATTTTAGAACAAGAGCTAAAAACTCTCTTCAATAAAAATATAGAGACAAAATTATCCAAAGACCCATATATAGACTGCCATTTTTTAACCATACTTCATCCAAAAGGCGACAAATCTCATGCTTTGGAAGAGGTTTTGGAGTATCTTAACATTAGTGAAAAGGATCTTGGAGTTTTCGGAGATAGCCATAACGATATAGGTATGTTCAAAAAAGCCGATCTTAGCATAGCCGTAAAAAACGCTGTAGAAGAAGTAAAAAAAGAAGCAGATATCGTACTGCCACATACAAACGATGAAGACGCCGTTGCAAAATTCTTATCCAAAATTTAG
- a CDS encoding DJ-1 family glyoxalase III, producing the protein MAKVLVPLADGFEEIEAMAIIDVLNRAGNEVVVAGLFDNEVEGANSGLKVLVNTLLNEVDTEEFDMIVLPGGLPGAEHLAKSELVQDMIKKMNEKGKMVGAICAAPWALKEAGVLEGKKHTNYPGFEEKTGVEGYIADQKVVIDGNVVTSRGPGTAICFALEIVRKLNGEETYKQLKEGLLAEYC; encoded by the coding sequence ATGGCAAAAGTTTTAGTTCCTTTGGCAGATGGTTTCGAAGAGATTGAGGCTATGGCAATAATCGATGTTTTAAATAGAGCCGGTAATGAAGTCGTTGTTGCAGGACTTTTTGATAATGAAGTAGAAGGTGCAAACTCTGGTCTTAAAGTTTTAGTTAACACTCTATTAAATGAAGTAGATACTGAAGAGTTCGATATGATAGTTTTGCCAGGAGGGCTTCCGGGAGCAGAACATCTTGCAAAAAGCGAACTTGTTCAAGATATGATAAAAAAGATGAATGAAAAAGGCAAGATGGTTGGTGCTATCTGTGCCGCTCCTTGGGCTTTGAAAGAGGCTGGAGTACTTGAAGGGAAAAAACATACAAACTATCCTGGATTTGAAGAAAAAACCGGAGTTGAAGGATATATTGCAGATCAAAAAGTTGTAATAGATGGAAATGTAGTAACTTCTAGAGGACCCGGGACGGCTATATGCTTTGCACTTGAAATAGTTAGAAAACTAAATGGAGAAGAGACATACAAGCAGCTAAAAGAGGGACTTTTGGCAGAATACTGCTAA
- a CDS encoding shikimate kinase, with protein MKNILLIGFMGVGKGTIARAMSGKTNLYAVDTDDLIESLTNKKIKKIFEKQGEKYFRDLEQKTADWLASSVKNTIISTGGGFYKVKNIKDIGTVVYLKADFDWIYERITKSKNAKKKIKKRPLFKSYENAKKLYEQRVKEYENIADITIEVQKKNIEKIIDEIIEKVKIDIRN; from the coding sequence ATGAAAAATATTTTACTTATTGGATTTATGGGAGTTGGCAAAGGAACAATTGCAAGAGCTATGAGTGGAAAAACTAACCTTTATGCAGTTGATACTGATGATTTGATTGAGAGTCTTACGAATAAAAAAATAAAAAAGATTTTTGAAAAACAGGGAGAAAAGTATTTTAGAGATTTAGAGCAAAAAACGGCTGATTGGCTTGCATCTTCAGTTAAAAACACCATCATATCTACAGGCGGTGGATTTTATAAAGTAAAAAATATAAAAGATATAGGTACCGTAGTTTATCTAAAAGCAGATTTTGATTGGATTTATGAAAGAATCACTAAAAGTAAAAATGCCAAAAAAAAGATAAAAAAAAGACCGCTTTTTAAATCATATGAAAATGCAAAAAAACTATATGAACAAAGGGTAAAAGAGTATGAAAATATAGCCGATATCACTATAGAGGTACAAAAGAAAAATATTGAAAAAATAATTGATGAGATTATTGAAAAAGTTAAAATTGACATTAGGAATTAG